Proteins from one Malaya genurostris strain Urasoe2022 chromosome 2, Malgen_1.1, whole genome shotgun sequence genomic window:
- the LOC131431105 gene encoding maternal effect protein oskar: MFKQHVRVSIESVTVASIFRIYFLILHQIASMISVENNQINDVSATRSEGVNMEEVITILRSIIVSRSKEGATIDEIIDDYKDHTGESLLSTYRDRDIVAAQLRQIEGVWSTFAAPNGPYLWYCNTRRTQHLTDMIKKQKSPRISNRKYQNSRYQIPSTPYSTSTKVSGSDQREKFFEDNMNFIPKRNAWSRVQVRVAPYLPPQRRQLHQGKQMTQRRYYSNVPNMGPNFCGYQMVGDDFFLSLARWELGFDFDPGHSIQQSGLCISGLTIAEAADRVLKATYINERVIVNIGAVDLLHGYDFVDMQHDLFQLMKNLEIRGASVILTTISPMANSSHIPGIIDRLQKFNSLVRRHHWKHIDLWQCFVNEKGNTLYECFQPGPRHVSGSNQPHVLWNKLGRQRIIKFLKQHLAAFI, translated from the exons ATGTTTAAACAACACGTGAGAGTGTCTATCGAGTCAGTAACAGTTGCATCAATATTTAGAATATATTTTTTGATCCTGCATCAAATTGCAAGTATGATCAGTGTAGAAAATAATCAGATCAACGATGTTAGCGCTACACGTTCAGAAGGCGTCAACATGGAGGAAGTTATTACTATCCTAAGAAGCATTATTGTAAGCCGTAGTAAAGAAGGAGCTACTATCGATGAAATTATTG ATGACTACAAGGACCACACCGGGGAAAGCCTTCTATCGACATATCGCGATCGTGACATAGTTGCGGCACAATTGCGCCAAATAGAAGGTGTTTGGTCAACTTTCGCTGCACCCAACGGACCGTACCTATGGTATTGTAACACGAGAAGGACGCAACATCTCACTGATATGATCAAGAAACAAAAGTCACCACGCATTAGTAATAGGAAATACCAAAACTCACGATACCAGATTCCCAGTACACCATACAGTACTAGCACAAAGGTCAGCGGGTCTGATCAGAGGGAGAAGTTTTTTGAGGACAATATGAATTTTATTCCTAAACGGAATGCATGGAGTCGTGTTCAAGTGCGCGTTGCTCCGTATTTGCCACCTCAACGACGACAATTACATCAAGGAAAGCAAATGACACAGAGAAGATACTACTCCAATGTG CCGAACATGGGACCCAATTTTTGCGGGTACCAAATGGTCGGAGACGACTTTTTCCTTTCGCTAGCCAGATGGGAATTGGGATTTGATTTTGACCCGG GACATTCTATCCAGCAAAGTGGTCTCTGCATTTCCGGTTTGACGATTGCAGAAGCGGCAGACCGAGTTTTAAAGGCCACTTATATTAACGAACGGGTCATAGTTAATATAGGTGCAGTGGACCTATTGCACGGGTATGATTTTGTCGATATGCAGCATGATCTGTTTCAGTTGATGAAAAATTTGGAAATACGCGGTGCATCTGTGATACTGACTACTATATCACCGATGGCCAACAGCTCACACATACCGGGCATTATTGATAGGTTACAAAAGTTCAATAGTCTGGTTCGTAGACACCACTGGAAACACATAGACTTATGGCAATGTTTCGTCAACGAAAAAGGTAATACTTTATATGAATGCTTCCAGCCGGGACCAAGGCATGTTAGTGGCAGTAATCAACCTCATGTACTCTGGAATAAACTCGGCCGGCAACGAATCATAAAGTTTTTGAAACAGCATCTCGCAGCATTCATTTGA